CCAAAGTCTTTATCTGTCATCCCTGTTGCACGCCAGAGTGCACGAGCACCAGCACGTTTACGACCTTCAGTTGTTGTTGCACTTCTTAATTTTGCCATGGTTTACCTCATTTTAGGGCTTTGCCCCATTCCTCATTCCCAATAAATATGTCGTGTTTTTCGATTATTCGTTGATTAGTGTTAACCAGCCATTTTCATCTTCTGTTTGGCCTTTCACTAAATCAAAATACGCCTGCTGTAATTGCTCGGTGATTTCACCGCGCTTACCTGTACCAATTTCAATTTGGTCTACGCTACGCACTGGTGTTACTTCTGCTGCTGTGCCTGTCATAAAGAACTCATCTGCAAGGTAAAGCGCTTCACGCGAGATTGATTCTTCACGTACTTCAAAGCCCGCTTTTTTCGCAAGATACATCATGGTATCGCGTGTTAAACCCGGCAGAATTGCAGCGGTTGTTGGTGGCGTATAAATTACGCCATTTTTAACAATAAATAGGTTTTCGCCAGCACCTTCACTAAGGTAACCATTTACATCAAGTGCGATACCTTCAACGTAACCATTGCGTTTTGCTTCACCTGAAATAAGCTGTGATGACAAGTAATTACCACCTGCTTTTGCTGCTGTTGGCATGGTATTCGGTGCTAAACGGTTCCACGATGAAACACACGCATCAACGCCCGCTTCTAATGCGCCGTCACCTAAATACGTACCCCATTCCATTGCAGCAACGGCAACGTCTGCTTTATGAGATTTAGGATTTACGCCTAATCCCACATTGCCTAAAAACGCAAACGGACGTAGGTACGCATTTTTTAAACCGTTTTCACGTACCGCTGCTTTACACGCTTCATTAATTTCATCAGCTGTGTAAGGGATTTGCATACGGTAAATTTTTGCTGAATCAAATAAACGCTTGGTGTGATCTTGCAAACGGAAAATGGCTGGACCATTTGGCGTTTCGTATGCGCGTACACCTTCAAATACTGAGCTACCATAGTGCAGTGCATGACTAAGTACGTGAGTAGTTGCTTGTTCTTGTGGAATAATTTTGCCATTGAACCAAATTAAATCTGACATTCTGTAAAACCTTAAAAAATAATAATTAGCTAGTTGCTGCTATCGATTGTTGTTCAAGTATTTCAACTTGGTTTACTTCAACTAACTTTTTTAATTGTTGTGTTAATAAATAAATAGGTCGGTCACTGTCTACCATCATATTTACAATATACTTTTCTTCGCTAGTCTCAATGTTCATTGAGGTTAAATTAAACCCGCGGTGGCGTGTTACACGTAAAAACCGCTCTAATGCGATACTTTGTTGTTTCACTTCGATTGATAAGTTGTGCTTCATTTTGCCACCTCAGTTAGCATTTGATCATTTGCGGCGCCTGGCGGTACTAATGGCCAAACATTTTCTTTATCATCTATACACGCGTGAAGAATATAAGGGCCTTCACTCGCCACTAATTTATCTATCGCTTCATCGACTTGGTTTGCATGGGTGATGGTTTCACCCGGAATACCAAAAACAGCGGCCAATTGTACAAAATCAGGATTATCTGAAAGATTTGTTTCACTGTAGCGACCATCAAAGAAAAGTTGCTGCCACTGTCTAACCATACCTAAACGCTGGTTATCTAAAATAAGTAGTTTAACGGGTAAGTTGTTACGACGAATTGTGGCTAGCTCTTGAATGTTCATCATGATTGAACCATCGCCAGAAACGGTTAAGACAAAGTCGTTAGGACGAGCGATTTGCGCACCGATTGCGGCGGGTAAACCAAAGCCCATAGTGCCTGCACCGCCACTGCTTAAATGATTACTTGGATGTGAAAACGTCATGTGTTGCGCAACCCACATTTGGTGCTGACCAACATCGCAGCACACCACGCCATTATTTGGCATTAAACGGCTTAAGCGGTTTAATAAATAAGGGGCATATACTTTTTCACCAGGGTAGTCATAGCGCCATGCATATTGCTGTTGCATGTGACTGATATGCGCCAACCATTCTGGATTACTTTTGTGCGTCGCTAAATACGGTAATGAATCTTTTAAATCAGCAACCAGTGAGGCATTAACTGGTTTACGCTTACCTACCTCAGCATTATCAACATCTAAATGGATAACCTTAGCTTTACTGGCAAATTTAGCAAGGTTACCTGTTACACGGTCGTCAAAACGAGCACCAATACACACTAGCAAATCGCATTCTTGCACTGCTAAGTTAGCTGCTTGACCGCCGTGCATGCCCAGCATACCAAGATTATAGGCATAATCAGGTGTCACAGAACCAAGCGCTTTTAATGTGCTTACAGCAGGCATATTAGTCGCTTTTAAGAATTGCATAAGCTCATCTTGTGCATCTGCCATTTGTACACCGCCACCCACATACGCCAGTGGTTTTTTCGCTTGGCTTAGTAGTTCATTCGCTTTGGATAGTTCCGATTGGCTCAATTCAGGTTTGTAGTCGTCTGCCGCAAGCCAAGGGTGATAGTTAACAGCGCCCATTTGGATATCTTTCGGAATATCAACAAGCACGGGGCCTGGTCGGCCTGACTGCGCTAAATGCATCGCTTCTTGTAAAACCTCAGCTAAATCTTCAGCTCGTTCTACCATGTAGCTGTGTTTAGTACAGCTCAGTGACATACCTAACACATCAACTTCTTGAAAAGCATCTGAGCCAATCGCAGCGGTAGGTACTTGGCCGGTAATTGCAAGCAGTGGTACGGAATCCATCATGGCATCGGCAAGTGCAGTGATTAGGTTTGTCGCACCAGGGCCTGAAGTTGCGAAACAAACACCCAGTTTGCCTGTGCTTCTTGCGTAACCAACAGCGGCAAAACCAGCGCCTTGTTCATGACGGGTTAGATAGTGAGTAACAGGCGAGCCATACAGCGCATCGTAAATTGGCATAATCGCACCACCAGGGTATCCAAATACCTCTTTCACGCCATGTTTGGCTAATAAATCGATTGTTAACTCTGCACCTGTCATTTTCTCTACCCTGTGATGTTTACTACTTGCTCATTTTCTTACTGCCAAAAAAAAAGCCCCCGGACTTTTCAGTTCGGGGGCTCTCTCAATGCTTAACTTTTGCTACAGCACTACGAAGCCCCCGCGGTAATAATAATCACCACGTTAATAATTAGGACTAGTACGTTTACTGTTTTAAACATGTGTTTAAGCAACCATAAATTCTTTACAAAAATAGCCAAGCGTGCGTCTGCTTGGCTTCTTTTTTATTAGTATCGTTTATGAGCAAAAAAGTCAATCAAGAAATCTATGCATTTTTAAATCAATAGAATTAACTTAAAACCAAGATAAGCATAAAAAAACACATAAAAAGAATAAAAAATCCATTTTATACAATTTTAAAGATTATGTATGCTAAGACTAAAGCTTATTTGAATATCGCTTTATTTTTAAAAGTCTTATAACTTTTTTGTTAATAATTAGGCAAAGACTAATATTGCACTATCAAGTACACTGATACACAAAATTAATTATTAACGCAAGGATCTGCAATGCGACTTTTCTTAATTACGCGAATACTGCTACTACCCATTTTGTTACTCGGTTTAGCTCAACCAGTATTTGCAAACAGCAATATCAACCCAAGTCTTTGGAAAATTGAAAAAAATGGCGTGACATCTTATTTACTTGGCACTGTTCACTTGGGTGATCAACAAATGGCGGGATTACCAAGCTACGTAAAAAGCGCGATTGAAAAAACCGATAAACTGGCTGTTGAGGTTGATCTATCTAAGGTGAACCCAATAGAACAGCAGCAAGTAATGATGAACTATATGCTGCTCCCTGCAGGTAAAACATTACAGTCAGAGTTATCCGCTAAGAATTACAAAGCGCTAAGCAGTTATATGGCGAAGTTAGGACTTGGTATGGAGCTTTTTCAGCAGATGCAGCCCTTTGCTGTAATGCTACAGATCACCCTAATGGAATACCAAAAAGCAGGTTATCAAGATTCCTTTGGTATCGACAAGCAAGTAATGAATGTCGCACAACGTTTGCAAATTCCGATTATGCAACTAGAAACGTTAGAGCAACAAATGGGAATGTTTAAAGGATTTAGCAAACATAACAACAAAATGATTGAAGACGGTTTAAAAGAACTGGCTGATATGGATAAGTACTTTAATCGTCTGATTGGTAACTGGAAACGAGGCAACGATAGCGCACTTGAAAACTACTACCGCGAAACCTTTACGGGTGACAGCTACAGCGCGCTAACTGAAAAAGTACTGCTTACTGATCGCAATAACAACTGGGTAGAACAGTTAAAGGCTCCTCTAACCAAACAACCACATTTTATTGCTGTTGGCGCACTTCATTTATACGGTCCTGAAGGTTTATTGAAGCTTCTTGAAAAGGAAGGCTTTAAACTTTCGAAAAAAAATAAATAATTTTTTAAACCTTTTTAATTGATGCCTGCGTCTAACTAAATAACAAACAGTTAAAACTGATTAAGCGCAGTCATCAAAAGGAATAATCATCATGAAAAAATTAGCGTTAGCAATGACATTAATCGCCGCAAGTATCTCAACTAATCTTTATGCTGGTGATGAAAAACGTATTACTGAAACTCTTACATTAAGCCAAGGCCAAAATCTTGAAATTGATTTCCCTGTGGGCAGCATCGAAATTATCACAGTAGATAGCAACGAGCTTAGCATTGAAATTGAAATTGAGGGCAAAGACGAAGGCTGGTTTTCAAAAAATCGTGATGTATCAAATGTAGAACTAAGTAAACGCGTTCGTGATAACCGTATTTCATTGGAAATTGACGAAGAAAACTTAAGTCAAGAATGGGTTGTAAAAGTGCCAAAGCATGCAGCGATCGACATTGAAATTGGCGTTGGCAGCATTGATGTAGAAAAACTTGAAAACTCACTTGAAGCAGAAGTAGGTGTTGGTTCAATTCGTGTCGATACAGTACTTGATGACTTTAAGCGCATCGAACTATCAACAGGCGTTGGCGATACTAGCATTAAAGGCTTTAATGGCGACTTAGAAAGCACACGTAATATTGTTAGCTCTGAAACACGCTACTCTGGCGCAGGCGAGCACAGCATTGAAGCCGAAGTAGGTGTAGGTGATATCAAAGTGCGTAAATAAAATACGCAACAAGTAATTAAAAAAGGCGCCTTAAGCGCCTTTTTGTATGATTTAGATTTTTTGTTCGCTGTGAACATCGGCCAATGTGAACTTGGCATTGGTATCGCCAAACACATAAACCGAACATCTGCCCCAAGACTCAGGGATTTGCCATTTATTGCCTGATTCAACCAAAAATTGGGAATGATGATTATCACAACGCACTTCAAGATTAGTTAAATTGCCATCCACATTATCAATAATAAAAGCACTGCGTTCGAGCTGATAGCTCCAAAAATCACGTTTACTTATTTGTGCATTAATAATAATAGGTTTGTCACTTTTTAAATACGCAGTTACTTGATTGTAGTAAGGCGTAAGCATCGCCAACTTTTCATTTTCAGGGTAATGCCTTTTAAGTGTTGTAAAAATCGAACGCGCATCACCATATTCCTGTAGCTCTACCGCTAAACTAAATGCACGCGCAGCAAGCGAGCTGTATTGTGCTTCCTTTTGTAAGTCGTTATAAGACAAAACCTTTTTAATTGCTGCTAGCTCGGCCTTTGGGTTGGTATTTTTTTCAGCGATAAGGGAGGTAAGAATTGAATAATACATATCTTCATACGCATTCCAACGACCTTTTTCTTCGATCTTCTTCTCTATTTCTTCGGCCTCAGCGACTTTATTTTCCTCTAAAAAATCCATTGCCGAGCGATATTGCCTAAAGAACCACTTTGATGCACCTTTGGGGACATTACTTAATTTAAAGTCCAATTGTACTTGATTTCGACATTGCTGAATTGGCTTTCCATCTTTAGTGGCTGGTGAGTATTTCCACTTTTTGATTGAGCGCAGTGCATACTTTTCAAATGCCTCATTAGAGGAATCTTCAACAATAACATTAGATGTTGAACCGTCTGGTTCGACTACAAAACTTAGCTGCACCCAACCTTCTTTACCGTCACGCGCAGCATTGATTGGATATTTAGGCGGCACACGTTTAATTGCCTCAGCATTGACAATGGTATTTAAGTGAAGTTGTTCGGTTTTGTTTGCTAAATCAGATGTATCAGCTGCACTCAAGACACTTGCAGACAGCGTTATAAGCGGTAATAGAATCATTATCTAAGTCCTTTTATATTAATGGCGTTCACCAACTCTTTACGTCTATATTCAAATATTGCGCTGAACAAATGATATACTAATAAGGCGACTTTTATCTGATAATATTGCGTTACACCGATAATTTTAGGCCTAGTTAGCATGGCGTTAAGCCCACTAGAGTGATAACGATTACAGTGAGTTGGAGTTACTCTTCGTTAAAGTAGATTACAATACTGCCGCCACTAAGTACACTACCCTCGTTGTAATGCAAGCCAATGCCGATATTATCAAACCAAGATGTCCATGGCCGAGTGTCGATTAATAAGCCGCCACCGTACTCATAATAATGGCCAGTGCTAAAGGCGCTACGTGCGTCTCCACCCAAATCAACACGTTGAAATTTAAGATAGATTGACTCTGTATGTTTTAATTTTTGGTCGAGCTTTATGGTTGCCCTGACGCTATTCGCAAAATACCAACCTGATGGGGTTGAATCACGTGTTGCATCATCACCACCAAATCCTTTACCAAAGAAGTGATTATAGCTCGATTTAACTAACCAATGCCCCCAACGACTGGCTTTTCTGCGACTGAGAGTTAACCCCATATCGGTTAAAACTGAGTTTGCAGTTGTATTAAAATAAATACCTTCCACTTCTGCTTTGGCGGCGCGGCTTTCAGGGCTGTTGTAGTCATGAATATTGTCGTAATGCATAACATGCGCACCAATTGAGCCTTCTAACAACCAATTATCGTAACGATACAGCGCTGTTTCATAATCGGCATAAGCGGTGAAGATTTGATCATGGCTGTCGTCAGGTATAGCCACATCATCCAGCAATATGTCTTGCGATTGTGAAATATAAGAAAAGTGCGTATTTATGCGTGAATCTTCGTCTAACGTGTAGGTATAAGGCAGTGCAAATACTTGTAGCTGAGTTCTTAAATTTACATTTTTATCGCCTGCATCATCACCGAGTTGCTCTAAAATATTAACCGGGTCAAAATTACCAAAGCCAAAGCGCACAACGTCAGAGTCACTTAATACTACCGAGGACGCAAACGATTCCTCATAGGCTTTTTTCACCGATGCATCGCATGGCAAGCTTATAACA
This region of Pseudoalteromonas spongiae UST010723-006 genomic DNA includes:
- a CDS encoding branched-chain amino acid transaminase yields the protein MSDLIWFNGKIIPQEQATTHVLSHALHYGSSVFEGVRAYETPNGPAIFRLQDHTKRLFDSAKIYRMQIPYTADEINEACKAAVRENGLKNAYLRPFAFLGNVGLGVNPKSHKADVAVAAMEWGTYLGDGALEAGVDACVSSWNRLAPNTMPTAAKAGGNYLSSQLISGEAKRNGYVEGIALDVNGYLSEGAGENLFIVKNGVIYTPPTTAAILPGLTRDTMMYLAKKAGFEVREESISREALYLADEFFMTGTAAEVTPVRSVDQIEIGTGKRGEITEQLQQAYFDLVKGQTEDENGWLTLINE
- the ilvG gene encoding acetolactate synthase 2 catalytic subunit, producing MTGAELTIDLLAKHGVKEVFGYPGGAIMPIYDALYGSPVTHYLTRHEQGAGFAAVGYARSTGKLGVCFATSGPGATNLITALADAMMDSVPLLAITGQVPTAAIGSDAFQEVDVLGMSLSCTKHSYMVERAEDLAEVLQEAMHLAQSGRPGPVLVDIPKDIQMGAVNYHPWLAADDYKPELSQSELSKANELLSQAKKPLAYVGGGVQMADAQDELMQFLKATNMPAVSTLKALGSVTPDYAYNLGMLGMHGGQAANLAVQECDLLVCIGARFDDRVTGNLAKFASKAKVIHLDVDNAEVGKRKPVNASLVADLKDSLPYLATHKSNPEWLAHISHMQQQYAWRYDYPGEKVYAPYLLNRLSRLMPNNGVVCCDVGQHQMWVAQHMTFSHPSNHLSSGGAGTMGFGLPAAIGAQIARPNDFVLTVSGDGSIMMNIQELATIRRNNLPVKLLILDNQRLGMVRQWQQLFFDGRYSETNLSDNPDFVQLAAVFGIPGETITHANQVDEAIDKLVASEGPYILHACIDDKENVWPLVPPGAANDQMLTEVAK
- a CDS encoding TraB/GumN family protein encodes the protein MRLFLITRILLLPILLLGLAQPVFANSNINPSLWKIEKNGVTSYLLGTVHLGDQQMAGLPSYVKSAIEKTDKLAVEVDLSKVNPIEQQQVMMNYMLLPAGKTLQSELSAKNYKALSSYMAKLGLGMELFQQMQPFAVMLQITLMEYQKAGYQDSFGIDKQVMNVAQRLQIPIMQLETLEQQMGMFKGFSKHNNKMIEDGLKELADMDKYFNRLIGNWKRGNDSALENYYRETFTGDSYSALTEKVLLTDRNNNWVEQLKAPLTKQPHFIAVGALHLYGPEGLLKLLEKEGFKLSKKNK
- the ilvM gene encoding acetolactate synthase 2 small subunit, producing MKHNLSIEVKQQSIALERFLRVTRHRGFNLTSMNIETSEEKYIVNMMVDSDRPIYLLTQQLKKLVEVNQVEILEQQSIAATS
- a CDS encoding Solitary outer membrane autotransporter beta-barrel domain gives rise to the protein MRKLVFLLCVVISLPCDASVKKAYEESFASSVVLSDSDVVRFGFGNFDPVNILEQLGDDAGDKNVNLRTQLQVFALPYTYTLDEDSRINTHFSYISQSQDILLDDVAIPDDSHDQIFTAYADYETALYRYDNWLLEGSIGAHVMHYDNIHDYNSPESRAAKAEVEGIYFNTTANSVLTDMGLTLSRRKASRWGHWLVKSSYNHFFGKGFGGDDATRDSTPSGWYFANSVRATIKLDQKLKHTESIYLKFQRVDLGGDARSAFSTGHYYEYGGGLLIDTRPWTSWFDNIGIGLHYNEGSVLSGGSIVIYFNEE
- a CDS encoding energy transducer TonB; protein product: MILLPLITLSASVLSAADTSDLANKTEQLHLNTIVNAEAIKRVPPKYPINAARDGKEGWVQLSFVVEPDGSTSNVIVEDSSNEAFEKYALRSIKKWKYSPATKDGKPIQQCRNQVQLDFKLSNVPKGASKWFFRQYRSAMDFLEENKVAEAEEIEKKIEEKGRWNAYEDMYYSILTSLIAEKNTNPKAELAAIKKVLSYNDLQKEAQYSSLAARAFSLAVELQEYGDARSIFTTLKRHYPENEKLAMLTPYYNQVTAYLKSDKPIIINAQISKRDFWSYQLERSAFIIDNVDGNLTNLEVRCDNHHSQFLVESGNKWQIPESWGRCSVYVFGDTNAKFTLADVHSEQKI